The genomic region TCGAAGCGGTGATCTTTCAGGAAAACGGTCCAGTAGGACGGCATGCCCGTTCCCAGCAACCGCGCCTGGACTTTCTCCGCATGCGGCATCAATGATTCCAGCACGAAGAGGCGGCGACGGCCCCAGATGCGGATATCGCCCGAGTAATCTCCGGAGAAGACCTGCTCGGATTCCAATACTTCAATATTCCAGGGTTCAATAACAATCTTCGGTTTCTCGCCAGGCGCGAGCACGAAGCGCAGGGAGCGCGGGCCTTTGTCCTCGCGGCGGCTGCGCAGGGCGGCGAGCACTTCGGCGACGGTGGCGGCGCTGAGCGTGACGTCGACGCCCGAGAAGGCCGCCGCCGACTGCACCTGAAGAAATCCGCGCACCCAGGTCGGCGGCAGATCGATCTTCTTCTCCATATGCTCGCCCGCGCCCGTCGCCACCGTCACGCCCTCGCCGGCGATCTGGATAAAGGCGGGGCGGTAGTCGCGCACGCGGCGGATCTCATCGGCCAGCGCGCGGCTGTAATCGACATTCGTCGTGCCGAAGACCGTGGCGCCGAACACGTCCAATTTGTCCATCGGCACGGTCACGCGGCCATAGCTCGACTCATCGATGGAAAAAACTTCAAAGACAACGCAGTCGGGGTGGACGCTGACCACGGGGTCGAGGATCATCCAGGCGTCTTTGTCGTTGTCCCAGAGCCATTTGTAATACTTGGCGCGCGACGCCATAAAGTCCGCCGAGTTCAGTTGCTTTTCCAGCGGGTAAGACAGCTTGCGCAGGTCGGTAAGGCGCGTCTTCAGGGTTTCACGCTTTTCCGTTAGGCCCGGAAGCGCGCGCATCCGTCCTGCCATCTCGACCGACATTTCTTCTAAATAACGCTGCTGCACCCATTCTTGATACGCCGCGTGATCCTTGGGCTTGACTCGATGATCGCCGGAGACGACCGCGTAGAGCGCGAGCATCAGGCGCGCGTAGGCGAGGCTGTCGCGCACCATGGCGTTGAGCGCCACTTTGGGACGGGACAGCTCCGCCGAAACGTCCAGCCGCAGCCCTTCTGGACTCATGGACGCGCTGCTGGGGCGCGCGTAGCTTTGGGTGACTTCCATGGCGC from Capsulimonas corticalis harbors:
- a CDS encoding SWIM zinc finger family protein, with product MEVTQSYARPSSASMSPEGLRLDVSAELSRPKVALNAMVRDSLAYARLMLALYAVVSGDHRVKPKDHAAYQEWVQQRYLEEMSVEMAGRMRALPGLTEKRETLKTRLTDLRKLSYPLEKQLNSADFMASRAKYYKWLWDNDKDAWMILDPVVSVHPDCVVFEVFSIDESSYGRVTVPMDKLDVFGATVFGTTNVDYSRALADEIRRVRDYRPAFIQIAGEGVTVATGAGEHMEKKIDLPPTWVRGFLQVQSAAAFSGVDVTLSAATVAEVLAALRSRREDKGPRSLRFVLAPGEKPKIVIEPWNIEVLESEQVFSGDYSGDIRIWGRRRLFVLESLMPHAEKVQARLLGTGMPSYWTVFLKDHRFDLGLSGWTQNDWSRAARFDLLASTGSVSDGDIAQAAQTLETRLKLTPEELAASTDMSREAATTALQKLTREGRAMYDLAGGVYRWRQLLPFPAPEEDESDQRLNLARRLVATGGVKWLKAGEEDEEETFGVPEQGEQTTRYRAQVRGGEEKRERKFHVVLDLDADGRARFVQCNCSWHRREKLRKGPCAHILAATVLASQQSVGAGAAATESGGSGGGAALRPDRFKGQNFVFTGALTLFTREQAEALVAQGGGKASGSVSRTTTYLVAGDKAGSKLTKARDLGVPVLTEQQFQAMLEDRAQ